From a single Budorcas taxicolor isolate Tak-1 chromosome X, Takin1.1, whole genome shotgun sequence genomic region:
- the LOC128069655 gene encoding melanoma-associated antigen B4-like, giving the protein MPQRHKNKSHARGKRHQVWGDTQEAQASAAAAPKEECPSSPSSAPQGSPLSSPAAGDHQELQGAMAPSSPDVGPSCAGSDEGAQGPEEESAGASQAAPATQSTHKDPLARKARILVEFLLERYTKKEPITQNALMKIVSRKYRQHFPEILSTALECVELVFGLEMKEVDRSRNIYTLISKLNLGGNDCPSGEGELPKSGLLMVLLGVIFMNGNCATEEEIWEFLSMLGIYAGRRHWIFGEPRRLITKDLVQKEYLNYHQVPNSDPPRYEFLWGLRACAETSKMKVLEVLAKFHGRVPSSFPDLYDEALRDQAERAGLRAAARAPPMAEASAPSRAKSRSSSHI; this is encoded by the coding sequence ATGCCTCAGAGGCACAAGAACAAGTCCCATGCCCGCGGGAAACGCCACCAGGTCTGGGGGGACACTCAGGAGGCCCAGGCCAGTGCGGCTGCAGCCCCAAAGGAGGagtgcccctcctccccctcttctGCCCCTCAGGGTTCTCCCCTGAGCTCCCCTGCTGCTGGCGATCACCAGGAGCTTCAGGGAGCCATGGCCCCTAGCTCTCCTGATGTAGGGCCTTCCTGTGCAGGATCTGATGAAGGTGCCCAGGGCCCAGAGGAGGAAAGTGCAGGTGCCTCCCAGGCAGCCCCTGCCACTCAGAGCACTCACAAAGATCCTCTGGCCAGGAAGGCCAGGATACTGGTGGAGTTCCTGCTGGAGAGGTACACCAAGAAGGAGCCTATCACGCAGAATGCCCTGATGAAAATCGTCAGCAGGAAGTACAGGCAGCACTTCCCTGAGATCCTCAGTACAGCCCTTGAGTGCGTGGAGCTGGTCTTTGGCCTGGAGATGAAGGAAGTCGACCGTAGCAGGAACATCTACACCCTCATCAGCAAGCTCAACCTCGGGGGAAACGATTGTCCGAGTGGTGAGGGGGAGCTGCCCAAGTCCGGTCTCCTCATGGTGCTCCTGGGGGTCATCTTCATGAACGGTAACTGCGCCACCGAGGAGGAGATCTGGGAATTCCTCAGTATGTTGGGGATCTATGCTGGGAGGAGGCACTGGATCTTTGGGGAGCCCAGAAGGCTCATCACCAAAGATCTGGTGCAGAAGGAGTACCTGAACTACCACCAGGTGCCCAATAGTGATCCTCCGCGCTATGAGTTCCTGTGGGGCCTGAGAGCTTGTGCTGAGACCAGTAAGATGAAGGTACTGGAGGTTCTAGCCAAGTTCCACGGTAGGGTCCCTAGTTCCTTCCCAGACCTCTATGACGAGGCTCTGAGAGATCAGGCGGAGAGAGCAGGGCTGAGAGCTGCGGCCAGGGCTCCACCCATGGCTGAAGCCAGTGCCCCTTCCAGGGCCAAGTCCCGCAGCTCCTCCCACATCTAG